The Chryseolinea soli genome contains a region encoding:
- a CDS encoding FG-GAP-like repeat-containing protein, translating into MKRNLPVLLLSVMAILNVVSCAKKDACHDEMVTILDRVHKASYKPANQFYPAAGLPYMDSLLSLPHSTPSQIRYCQYLKANIYLELGEEDKAVELLEGVVNDDPELQVELAWKDLAVAYLRQGERANCISNHASESCIMPVKGMGIHDDPAGSRKAIEIYQRLLEKHPNDMESRWLLNLAYMTLGKYPSGVPEKFLIPNMEGDTTVKVRPFDDIAADLKLDVKNMAGGAVVEDFDNDGYLDLLTSGMGTEEAMHYFKNNADGTFTDLSDKVGLKGITGGLNMIQADYNNDGFKDVLVLRGAWKKQFGEEPNSLLRNNGNGTFTDVTTEAGLLSFHPTQTGTWNDFNNDGWVDLFIGNETAVAQFEKGHPCELYINNQDGTFREVARAAMCDIELYVKGVTSGDYDHDGWKDLFLSTMNGQRVLLKNMGPQQGKEIAFADATHVAGLDHERGNTFPTWFFDYDNDGWLDIFACDYTFRHSLAYYAAAEKLHVPEGSPQKMLLYHNNHNGTFTNMADSLGLNKVTFAMGANFGDIDNDGWLDMYLGSGNPDYKSLVPNKMFKNLGGEKFADVTASARVGHLQKGHGVSFADMDNDGDEDIYIEMGGAFTGDAYQNAFFLNPGQSNNRWISLQLEGTKANRAAIGTSIKITFTENGKKRSVYRDVNSGGSFGCSPLRREIGVGQATSIDEIEIKWHGSNTVQVFKNVGVNQFFKITEGDDQLKKVDLKLLIWSLPDKLCLPLAYNKP; encoded by the coding sequence ATGAAACGAAATTTACCTGTATTACTACTCTCCGTGATGGCGATCCTGAACGTGGTGTCGTGCGCAAAGAAAGATGCGTGCCACGACGAAATGGTGACCATCCTGGATCGCGTGCACAAAGCCTCTTATAAACCCGCCAACCAGTTCTACCCTGCGGCGGGCTTACCCTATATGGACTCCCTGCTGTCCCTGCCGCACAGCACACCCAGTCAAATCCGCTATTGCCAATATTTAAAAGCCAACATCTATCTGGAGTTGGGCGAAGAAGATAAAGCCGTCGAACTGCTCGAAGGCGTCGTGAATGACGATCCTGAACTTCAGGTGGAACTGGCTTGGAAGGATTTGGCCGTGGCCTATTTGCGTCAAGGCGAAAGAGCGAATTGCATTTCCAACCACGCTTCCGAATCGTGCATCATGCCCGTGAAGGGCATGGGCATCCACGACGACCCCGCGGGTTCGCGGAAGGCCATTGAAATTTATCAGCGCCTGCTGGAGAAACATCCCAACGACATGGAGTCGCGTTGGTTATTGAACCTGGCCTACATGACGCTGGGAAAATACCCATCCGGTGTGCCGGAAAAATTCCTGATCCCCAATATGGAAGGCGACACGACCGTGAAAGTAAGACCCTTCGACGACATCGCCGCCGACCTGAAACTCGACGTGAAGAACATGGCCGGCGGAGCCGTCGTGGAAGACTTTGACAACGACGGCTATCTCGACCTGCTCACCTCCGGCATGGGCACCGAAGAAGCGATGCACTATTTCAAGAACAATGCCGACGGAACGTTCACCGACCTCTCCGACAAGGTGGGCCTCAAGGGCATCACCGGCGGCTTGAACATGATACAAGCCGACTACAACAACGACGGCTTCAAAGATGTGCTCGTGCTGCGCGGCGCCTGGAAAAAACAATTCGGTGAAGAACCCAACTCCCTGCTGCGCAACAATGGCAACGGCACCTTCACCGATGTAACCACGGAAGCCGGCCTCTTGTCGTTTCACCCCACACAAACGGGTACCTGGAACGACTTCAACAACGATGGTTGGGTGGACTTGTTCATTGGTAACGAAACGGCTGTCGCGCAATTTGAAAAAGGTCACCCGTGCGAGCTGTACATCAACAACCAGGACGGTACATTCCGCGAGGTAGCCAGAGCCGCCATGTGCGACATCGAGTTGTATGTGAAAGGCGTGACCTCGGGCGACTATGATCACGACGGATGGAAGGATCTTTTTCTCTCGACCATGAACGGCCAACGCGTTCTGCTAAAGAACATGGGGCCGCAGCAAGGCAAGGAGATCGCCTTTGCAGATGCCACCCACGTGGCAGGCTTGGATCATGAACGCGGCAACACGTTCCCCACCTGGTTCTTCGACTACGACAACGACGGCTGGCTCGACATCTTCGCTTGCGACTACACGTTCCGGCATTCGTTGGCCTACTATGCTGCAGCAGAAAAACTTCACGTCCCCGAGGGCAGTCCGCAAAAAATGTTGTTATACCACAATAATCACAACGGCACATTCACCAACATGGCCGACAGCCTCGGCCTGAACAAGGTAACCTTTGCCATGGGCGCCAACTTCGGCGACATCGACAACGACGGTTGGCTCGACATGTACCTGGGCTCGGGCAATCCGGATTACAAATCCCTTGTTCCCAACAAAATGTTTAAGAATCTGGGAGGAGAAAAATTCGCCGATGTCACAGCGTCAGCCCGCGTAGGCCATCTTCAAAAAGGCCACGGCGTTTCTTTTGCCGACATGGACAACGATGGCGATGAGGACATCTATATTGAAATGGGCGGCGCCTTTACCGGCGATGCATACCAAAATGCTTTCTTCCTCAACCCAGGTCAAAGCAACAACCGTTGGATCTCCCTGCAACTGGAAGGCACCAAAGCCAACCGCGCGGCCATCGGCACCAGCATCAAGATCACTTTCACCGAGAACGGTAAAAAACGCAGTGTGTACCGCGACGTAAATTCCGGAGGCAGCTTCGGTTGCTCACCGTTGCGACGCGAGATCGGTGTAGGCCAGGCCACCAGCATCGATGAGATCGAAATTAAATGGCACGGCAGCAACACCGTGCAGGTTTTCAAAAACGTAGGCGTCAACCAGTTCTTCAAGATCACCGAAGGCGACGACCAACTGAAAAAGGTCGACCTCAAGTTGTTGATCTGGTCCTTGCCCGACAAGTTGTGTTTGCCACTGGCATACAATAAGCCATAA
- a CDS encoding carboxypeptidase-like regulatory domain-containing protein produces the protein MRRVFFGTVCCFLFAGLAHAQTSGIRGKVIDGETKEPLPFSSVYINQTTIGTYTDVNGEFVLPLEPGDHEVVVSFVGYKPHQTFVHVTEGALQYMRFSLAAAVLKAVEVNTTKDTEWPKQLAKFTKLFLGTGRQVSQTKILNPWYLEFSEGKNGMLNASCPVPLQIENLNLGYMLTYDLRNFAVSPKQYVIAGYVRYTEIETVDSLLMKRWKKNRDAVYKGSVRHLLASLVAGKAREEDFNLFLDNSKATDARNANFMGNVDWLVNIFKTDSIVKPSKTPGWYIVKLPPRLEIHYTHKPAVARVYRDIPYPVSWIEVKGGSLEVNADGTVSNPSRLTVLGEMSNARVAQTLPADYKPEKTTEHYKKILPNVVGRLAVLAEMPYLHTDRSYYYPGETMWFSAHMQYYSPPMRDSLSRVLYTDLVDPTGKSVMTRIFPLSRDGGAGQLELPRTLKKGNYQLRAYTRWMLNFDKQFVFVKPIRILDEQEWVHYPKTELPMDTTNVIIQTDRDEYHMRDKITVTLRITPSELRLATGLSVSVTDLDQAVPATNETTILAAHMPDVVMPDTLERKTMYPIQYGIDIKGRFTTNRGKAEAGLLVFTQKASRDVFTVKTDELGNFYVPDLLLYDTAKISVHPKTAGGGRGGKVIVDTLVVSAPPTPSDTLGVDAYRETATRLRDRATNKQTRVLKEVVVTSTRIADIAPTKLGFADVSVDGEFFRSTGLTDMLMALQSKVPGLHIIAFLGPDGDPKKYIAFGGTSTLQGSPEAKEPVVLIDGLVVNASGGGTADRISQLNPNEVDRIDVIKFGNGAAYGARGGNGVIAIYTRNTYKIKGKTRAPLYKEEKLVTLNLHGYASPRNFTAPDHYVGGDVQGVPDYRATLYWKPLVTIDEHNQATITFFAADLPTRYRIVAEGFTAEGVPVRGEKTVTIKDR, from the coding sequence ATGCGTCGCGTCTTCTTCGGAACCGTCTGCTGCTTCCTTTTTGCTGGCCTTGCACATGCCCAGACCAGCGGTATCCGCGGGAAGGTGATCGACGGAGAAACGAAAGAACCCCTTCCTTTTTCCAGTGTATACATCAACCAAACCACGATAGGCACCTACACGGACGTCAACGGAGAATTCGTACTGCCGTTGGAGCCGGGCGACCATGAGGTAGTGGTGTCGTTTGTAGGCTACAAGCCCCATCAAACTTTTGTGCACGTGACCGAAGGTGCACTTCAGTATATGCGGTTCTCGTTAGCGGCTGCCGTGCTAAAAGCGGTTGAGGTGAACACAACAAAAGACACGGAGTGGCCAAAGCAATTGGCCAAGTTCACAAAATTATTCCTCGGCACGGGGCGTCAGGTATCTCAAACCAAAATATTGAACCCCTGGTACCTGGAGTTTTCCGAAGGGAAGAACGGCATGCTCAACGCCTCCTGTCCGGTCCCTCTCCAGATCGAGAATCTGAACCTCGGCTACATGCTCACCTACGACCTCCGGAATTTTGCCGTGAGTCCCAAACAGTATGTCATTGCCGGCTATGTGCGTTACACTGAGATCGAAACGGTGGACTCGTTGCTGATGAAGCGCTGGAAAAAGAATCGCGATGCCGTCTACAAGGGATCGGTGCGTCATCTCTTGGCGTCGCTTGTTGCCGGGAAGGCGAGAGAGGAAGACTTCAACCTCTTCCTGGACAACTCCAAGGCAACCGACGCACGAAATGCAAACTTTATGGGCAACGTGGATTGGCTGGTCAATATTTTCAAGACCGACAGCATTGTTAAGCCCAGCAAAACGCCGGGATGGTACATCGTGAAACTGCCGCCCCGTCTCGAGATCCACTACACGCACAAACCCGCCGTGGCCAGAGTGTATCGCGACATTCCTTATCCGGTGAGTTGGATAGAAGTGAAGGGCGGATCGTTGGAAGTTAATGCAGACGGCACGGTGTCGAACCCATCAAGACTCACGGTGTTGGGCGAGATGAGCAATGCCCGTGTGGCCCAAACGTTGCCCGCTGATTATAAACCCGAGAAAACCACCGAGCACTATAAAAAGATCTTGCCTAACGTCGTGGGCCGGCTCGCCGTGCTCGCCGAGATGCCCTACTTGCATACCGACCGGTCGTATTATTATCCCGGTGAAACGATGTGGTTCAGTGCGCACATGCAATACTACTCGCCACCCATGCGCGATTCCCTGAGCCGGGTTTTGTATACCGACCTGGTCGACCCCACGGGCAAGAGTGTCATGACCCGGATCTTTCCGCTTTCGCGTGATGGAGGTGCCGGCCAACTCGAACTTCCACGCACGTTGAAGAAGGGAAACTACCAGCTGCGGGCCTACACGCGGTGGATGCTGAATTTCGACAAACAATTTGTTTTTGTAAAACCCATCCGCATCCTCGACGAGCAGGAATGGGTGCACTACCCGAAGACGGAGTTGCCGATGGATACCACGAACGTGATCATACAAACCGATCGGGACGAGTATCATATGCGAGATAAAATCACGGTGACGTTAAGGATCACGCCATCCGAACTGCGCCTGGCCACAGGGTTGTCGGTGTCCGTCACCGACCTGGACCAGGCCGTGCCGGCGACGAATGAGACCACCATTCTGGCGGCCCACATGCCCGATGTGGTCATGCCTGATACGCTCGAACGAAAGACCATGTATCCCATTCAATATGGCATCGATATAAAAGGACGCTTCACCACGAATCGCGGCAAAGCGGAAGCGGGCTTGCTGGTCTTCACACAAAAAGCATCCCGAGACGTGTTCACGGTCAAGACCGACGAACTTGGAAATTTTTATGTACCGGACTTACTGCTCTACGACACCGCGAAAATTTCCGTCCATCCGAAAACAGCCGGAGGAGGCCGCGGGGGAAAAGTAATAGTGGACACGTTGGTGGTTTCCGCGCCGCCTACACCGTCCGATACGCTCGGCGTTGATGCCTACCGGGAGACGGCCACGCGTTTGCGCGATCGCGCCACGAACAAACAAACGCGGGTGTTGAAAGAAGTGGTGGTGACCAGCACACGCATCGCCGACATTGCGCCGACCAAATTGGGCTTTGCCGATGTTTCCGTGGACGGAGAATTTTTCAGATCCACCGGACTCACCGACATGCTCATGGCCTTGCAAAGCAAGGTGCCCGGTTTGCACATCATCGCTTTTCTAGGGCCCGATGGGGATCCCAAGAAGTATATTGCTTTTGGTGGAACGTCGACGTTGCAAGGATCGCCTGAAGCGAAAGAACCCGTAGTGCTCATCGATGGTCTTGTCGTCAACGCCAGCGGTGGGGGCACGGCCGACCGGATATCGCAACTCAACCCCAACGAGGTAGACCGCATCGATGTCATCAAGTTTGGCAACGGCGCGGCTTATGGTGCCCGCGGGGGAAATGGGGTGATTGCTATTTATACGCGCAATACGTATAAGATAAAAGGCAAAACGCGTGCTCCGCTTTACAAGGAAGAAAAATTGGTCACGTTGAATCTACACGGCTATGCCTCACCCCGAAACTTTACGGCTCCCGATCATTACGTTGGCGGCGACGTTCAAGGCGTTCCAGACTATAGGGCCACGCTCTACTGGAAACCGTTGGTGACTATCGACGAACATAACCAGGCCACGATCACGTTCTTTGCCGCCGATCTACCCACTCGCTATCGCATCGTGGCAGAAGGATTTACGGCCGAAGGTGTGCCTGTGCGCGGGGAGAAGACCGTCACCATCAAAGACCGGTAG
- a CDS encoding arylsulfatase yields MNKRFAASLFILLSCAFAHAQKTQPPNLILIMVDDMGYSDIGAYGSEIQTPTLDKLAAEGIRFREFYNNSICAPTRASLLTGQYPHRAGMGYFDVNLGLPAYQGFLNKESLTLAEVLKASGYSTLMSGKSHLGKDSLAWPNQRGFDQFYGFIPGASDYFDIGTYGKADPVVLVKNNKKEKLKPGEYLTNTITDNALEFLTEQNKLNKPFFLYVAFNAPHWPLQALPEDIAKYKGRYDIGWDSLRQQRITRQRELGILPAGQRVADRDPDVPVWDNLTYDQKQLWKAKMEVYAAMLDRVDQSIARLLNKLKELKKDDNTLIVFISDNGAQGGYASNARKPTRNSGPIGTPGSYDYQEQPWANVSNTPLRHYKNNMHEGGISSPFIAWYPKKIKAGTLVKGTGHLIDIAPTFYELAKAAYPANYHNVKSNALVGKSLTPVLFGQATEVNRGEPLFWERAGNRAVHKGKWKLVSTFPSYTWELYDLETDRGETTDVAAKFPAVVNELSVEYFQWVERTGVVDYDKIKPAQPMNIPGQSAPSRARGN; encoded by the coding sequence ATGAACAAACGCTTTGCCGCCTCCCTTTTCATTCTATTGTCCTGCGCTTTTGCACACGCACAGAAAACCCAACCGCCCAACCTGATCCTTATCATGGTGGACGACATGGGCTATTCCGATATCGGCGCATACGGATCGGAAATACAAACTCCCACACTGGACAAGCTGGCGGCGGAGGGCATTCGTTTTCGAGAATTTTATAACAACTCCATTTGTGCGCCGACGCGGGCTTCTTTGCTCACGGGCCAATACCCTCACCGTGCGGGCATGGGTTATTTCGATGTGAATCTTGGGTTGCCGGCCTATCAGGGTTTTCTCAATAAAGAGTCGCTCACCCTGGCGGAAGTGCTGAAGGCCAGCGGCTACAGCACATTGATGTCGGGCAAGTCGCATTTGGGCAAGGACAGCCTGGCGTGGCCGAACCAACGCGGCTTCGATCAGTTCTACGGATTCATTCCCGGCGCCAGTGACTATTTTGATATTGGCACCTATGGAAAGGCCGACCCGGTGGTGTTGGTCAAGAACAATAAGAAGGAAAAGTTGAAGCCCGGTGAATACCTCACCAATACGATCACCGACAACGCGCTCGAATTTTTAACCGAACAAAATAAACTGAACAAACCGTTCTTTTTATACGTGGCCTTCAACGCGCCACACTGGCCACTCCAGGCATTGCCGGAAGACATCGCGAAGTACAAAGGCCGGTATGACATCGGATGGGACTCCTTGCGGCAACAGCGCATCACGCGTCAACGCGAACTGGGCATTTTGCCCGCAGGCCAACGCGTGGCCGACCGCGATCCGGATGTGCCCGTGTGGGACAATCTTACCTACGATCAGAAACAACTTTGGAAAGCCAAGATGGAAGTTTATGCGGCGATGCTCGACCGCGTAGACCAAAGCATCGCGCGGTTGCTGAACAAATTGAAGGAACTGAAAAAAGACGACAATACCCTCATCGTTTTCATTTCCGATAACGGCGCACAAGGCGGTTATGCCAGCAACGCCCGCAAGCCAACGCGCAACTCAGGCCCGATCGGCACACCCGGTTCATACGACTACCAGGAGCAACCCTGGGCCAATGTCAGCAACACACCGCTGCGTCACTACAAGAACAACATGCACGAAGGGGGCATCAGCTCGCCGTTCATTGCCTGGTATCCGAAAAAAATCAAAGCCGGCACGTTGGTGAAAGGCACCGGACACCTCATCGACATCGCGCCAACCTTTTATGAATTGGCGAAGGCAGCCTATCCCGCCAACTATCACAATGTAAAATCCAACGCGTTGGTCGGCAAAAGCCTGACGCCGGTTTTGTTTGGACAAGCCACGGAAGTGAATCGCGGTGAGCCCCTCTTCTGGGAGCGCGCCGGCAACCGCGCCGTTCACAAAGGAAAATGGAAACTGGTGTCTACTTTTCCCAGCTACACCTGGGAACTCTACGACCTGGAAACCGACCGTGGGGAAACCACCGATGTGGCCGCGAAATTTCCGGCGGTGGTCAACGAACTGTCGGTGGAATATTTCCAGTGGGTGGAACGAACGGGTGTGGTGGACTATGATAAGATAAAACCCGCACAACCCATGAACATCCCAGGTCAAAGCGCACCCTCCCGGGCGCGAGGGAATTAA
- a CDS encoding formylglycine-generating enzyme family protein, whose protein sequence is MNLSFKKHKQPNVALLSVAILAGSVLFFAFTRLETKDMALVKGGTLYTTDPVTKANKEVKIKSFLLDKNLVTVAQFDEFVKATHYVTEAQRFGNGGVFDAAAHGWTLIDGADYHYPFGRDKSKAQPNHPVTQVSWNDAVAYARWKGKRLPTQWEWEHAAKNGENSRQQYTWGQDLVVAGKYKANTWQGSFPAYNTVEDGYATTSPVGAFGANKIGLTDMGGNVWQWCSDDIQPQGRDAEMDPALRKVTRGGSFLCDPMVCHGFQVTGRSSSTPESSMVHIGFRCAKDI, encoded by the coding sequence ATGAATCTTTCATTCAAGAAGCATAAGCAGCCAAACGTGGCCCTTTTGTCGGTGGCAATCCTGGCCGGCTCCGTTCTTTTCTTTGCCTTCACACGGCTTGAAACAAAAGATATGGCCCTTGTAAAAGGCGGAACGCTCTACACCACCGACCCGGTCACCAAAGCCAACAAAGAAGTGAAGATCAAATCTTTCCTGCTGGATAAAAACCTGGTGACCGTTGCGCAGTTCGACGAATTCGTGAAGGCCACGCACTACGTAACGGAAGCGCAGCGATTTGGCAATGGCGGTGTCTTCGATGCCGCTGCCCATGGCTGGACACTGATCGATGGCGCCGACTATCACTATCCCTTTGGAAGAGACAAATCCAAGGCACAACCCAATCATCCCGTGACACAGGTCTCCTGGAACGACGCCGTAGCCTACGCCCGGTGGAAAGGCAAACGGCTCCCCACCCAATGGGAGTGGGAGCACGCGGCCAAGAACGGTGAGAACTCGCGGCAGCAATACACCTGGGGACAAGATCTTGTGGTGGCCGGCAAATACAAAGCCAACACCTGGCAAGGCAGCTTCCCCGCCTACAACACCGTGGAAGACGGCTATGCCACAACGTCACCGGTAGGCGCATTTGGCGCAAACAAGATCGGCCTCACGGACATGGGGGGCAACGTTTGGCAATGGTGCTCCGATGACATTCAGCCTCAGGGACGCGACGCCGAAATGGATCCGGCCCTGCGCAAGGTCACACGCGGAGGTTCTTTCCTGTGCGATCCCATGGTATGTCATGGCTTCCAGGTAACGGGACGGTCATCGTCAACGCCCGAATCGTCTATGGTGCACATCGGCTTTCGATGCGCGAAGGATATCTGA
- a CDS encoding sulfatase, with product MKLHLYFLLIVVLETAGIASQAQSVGATRRPNVVLILADDLGYGDLSSFGSPGWQTPNIDKLAAEGAKLTHFYTPTPYCAPTRASLLTGRYPLRHGLILNPNPEKVNSSFQTFRGGDDIGIGDDQLLLSEVFKTSRYATKIIGKWHLGHKPRFFPTRHGFDEYFGIPYSNDMRPVLLMENDKVVEYPVVQTTLTKRYTQAALSFIDQHKDKPFFLYLPQAMPHKPLSPSEEFYTPQTKDDVYADAMRELDWSVGEVLKKLAEAHLEENTIVIFLSDNGPWFGGSTGGLRGMKSQNWEGGIRVPLLVKWKGHIAPGHVSAEAAGVIDLFPTLVKAAGLSLPKDHVLDGRDIFSLFTSSAKSPHEALFSFYNDKLQTVRSGKWKLHVLSPESAQLPSDENWVDPRLPDGVTILAPFEQPKANRFPGVKTGTPAVAGLLFDLETDPAEQHDVASEHPDIVRQLKAKADAYTFK from the coding sequence ATGAAATTGCATCTGTATTTTCTGTTGATCGTTGTCCTCGAAACCGCGGGCATCGCCAGCCAAGCCCAATCCGTGGGGGCTACACGCCGTCCCAACGTCGTGCTCATCCTGGCCGATGACCTCGGATACGGTGATTTGTCATCCTTTGGCTCCCCGGGATGGCAAACACCCAACATCGACAAGCTGGCCGCCGAGGGCGCCAAGCTCACACACTTCTATACACCCACGCCTTATTGCGCGCCGACGCGAGCGTCCCTGCTCACGGGCCGGTATCCGTTGCGTCACGGCCTTATTCTCAATCCCAATCCTGAGAAAGTAAACAGCAGCTTTCAGACCTTCCGCGGCGGCGACGACATCGGCATTGGCGATGATCAATTGTTGTTGAGCGAAGTCTTCAAGACCTCGAGATACGCCACCAAGATCATCGGCAAATGGCACCTCGGCCATAAACCCCGGTTCTTTCCCACGCGGCATGGCTTCGATGAATATTTTGGTATTCCCTACTCCAACGATATGCGACCGGTGCTGCTCATGGAAAACGACAAGGTTGTCGAATATCCCGTCGTTCAAACCACGCTCACCAAACGCTACACGCAGGCCGCTTTGTCGTTCATCGATCAGCACAAAGACAAACCCTTCTTCCTGTATCTTCCCCAGGCGATGCCTCACAAGCCGTTGAGTCCTTCGGAAGAATTCTATACACCGCAAACCAAAGATGACGTGTATGCCGACGCCATGCGCGAACTGGATTGGTCGGTAGGAGAGGTCCTGAAGAAGCTCGCGGAAGCGCACCTGGAAGAAAACACGATCGTCATCTTTCTCTCCGACAACGGCCCCTGGTTTGGAGGCTCCACGGGCGGACTGCGCGGCATGAAATCGCAGAACTGGGAGGGAGGCATACGCGTCCCCTTGTTGGTGAAATGGAAGGGCCACATTGCGCCGGGACATGTGAGCGCCGAAGCCGCCGGGGTGATTGATCTCTTTCCCACGCTCGTGAAAGCAGCGGGGCTGAGTCTTCCGAAAGATCATGTGTTGGATGGTCGCGACATTTTCAGCTTGTTCACCTCTTCTGCAAAATCGCCACACGAAGCGTTGTTCTCTTTTTACAACGACAAACTGCAAACCGTCCGGAGCGGCAAGTGGAAGCTCCACGTATTGTCGCCGGAGTCGGCGCAGTTGCCATCCGATGAAAATTGGGTCGATCCGCGGCTTCCCGATGGCGTGACCATCCTGGCACCGTTTGAGCAACCCAAAGCAAACCGTTTTCCGGGTGTGAAGACGGGTACACCAGCCGTAGCGGGTTTGTTGTTCGACCTGGAAACCGATCCCGCCGAACAGCACGACGTGGCGTCCGAACATCCCGACATTGTGCGGCAACTCAAAGCAAAGGCAGATGCCTATACTTTTAAATAA
- a CDS encoding winged helix-turn-helix transcriptional regulator, with translation MKISLDDVEHCPVVSTMAVIGGKWKILIIHLINNDINRFGKLGMILKHISRQMLTTQLRELERDGILERVVYAEIPPHVEYFLTPKGKALIPVLTALKDWGFEYASEGTGAASQKASPAIPV, from the coding sequence ATGAAAATAAGTTTAGACGATGTTGAACACTGCCCGGTTGTGTCAACCATGGCCGTGATCGGGGGGAAATGGAAAATCCTCATCATCCACCTCATCAACAACGACATTAACCGCTTCGGAAAGCTGGGCATGATTCTGAAACACATCAGCCGCCAAATGCTGACGACACAGCTTCGCGAGCTGGAACGGGATGGTATCCTCGAACGCGTCGTCTATGCCGAGATCCCGCCACATGTGGAATACTTTCTCACGCCCAAAGGAAAGGCCCTGATCCCGGTGCTGACCGCGTTGAAAGACTGGGGCTTCGAATATGCATCGGAAGGAACGGGCGCAGCATCCCAAAAAGCGAGTCCCGCCATCCCCGTCTAG
- a CDS encoding NmrA family NAD(P)-binding protein, with amino-acid sequence MSKKKLTTSVFDTYLHFKDRSGTLALQFSPKKNSVMKKYVITGSLGHINKPLVAGLIQAKKDVTVITRDAGKVKEIEALGAKALVGSVSDQAFVNRAFRGAEVVYAMIPPLWQTDNWRQAQDEVGHAYADSIKTNRVPFVVNLSSVGAHLSEGCGPVNALHAFEASLNRIDGLHVKHLRPVSFYYNLLNQIGMIKAAGIMGNNYGGQKIAMVHTNDIAEVALEELTQLQFTAHSVRYIVSDLRTGDEIAQVLGEATGKKFPWVVFSDEDHLKGLLQAGIPASHAIPFVEMGTALRTGRMQEDLLKHLPALAPTKLEQFAKEFAAAFAASN; translated from the coding sequence TTGAGTAAGAAAAAACTGACTACATCCGTTTTTGATACCTACTTACATTTTAAAGACCGAAGCGGTACTCTTGCCTTACAATTTTCACCCAAAAAAAATTCTGTCATGAAAAAATATGTTATCACCGGATCCCTGGGCCACATCAACAAACCGCTTGTCGCCGGATTGATCCAAGCCAAGAAGGACGTAACCGTCATCACCCGCGACGCGGGTAAGGTCAAAGAAATTGAAGCGTTAGGGGCAAAAGCGCTGGTAGGGTCCGTCTCGGACCAGGCTTTTGTCAATCGTGCCTTTCGTGGCGCTGAGGTGGTCTACGCTATGATCCCTCCCCTCTGGCAAACCGACAACTGGCGGCAAGCCCAAGACGAAGTGGGTCATGCGTATGCGGATTCTATCAAAACGAATCGCGTTCCCTTTGTTGTGAATCTCAGCAGCGTTGGCGCACATTTAAGCGAAGGGTGTGGTCCGGTCAATGCGCTGCACGCGTTCGAAGCATCACTCAACCGCATCGACGGTCTGCATGTAAAACATCTGCGACCCGTTTCGTTCTACTACAATCTTTTAAACCAAATCGGCATGATCAAGGCGGCGGGCATTATGGGAAATAACTACGGTGGTCAAAAGATCGCCATGGTCCATACGAATGATATTGCCGAAGTTGCACTGGAAGAGTTGACACAACTTCAGTTCACCGCTCATTCGGTACGCTACATTGTGAGCGATCTGCGTACGGGCGACGAGATCGCGCAGGTGTTGGGGGAAGCCACTGGCAAGAAATTTCCTTGGGTTGTTTTTTCCGACGAAGATCATTTGAAAGGGCTTTTGCAGGCCGGTATTCCGGCTAGCCACGCTATTCCTTTTGTCGAGATGGGCACCGCGCTCCGGACCGGAAGGATGCAGGAAGATTTATTGAAACATCTTCCCGCTCTTGCACCGACCAAACTTGAGCAATTTGCCAAGGAATTCGCGGCCGCCTTTGCGGCCAGCAATTAA